TTGGAGCGAAGGCCAAGCCCGGGGGCTCCGGCGGCATCACCGGAGTCTATGCTGTGGACCTGAAGAACCAGCCCGGGGTCCTCGCCATCGTGCAGGTGCACATGAGCAACATCGGCGAGCAACCGATGTGGATCAAGAGCGCCTCGGTGACCATCGAGACCGACCTGGGCAAGTGGACGGACCAGGCTGCGGCCCCCATGGACTTCAAGCGTTACTTTGAGGCCTACCCGGAACTCAAACAATACGAGAAGCCTCCCATCGCCGCCGAAACCAAGATCGCGCCCGGCGGCCAGCTCGACGGCATGATCCTGGTGGGCTACCCTCCGCCGCCCGAGCCCAACGCCACGACTCCTCCCATCAACTTCGGCAAGGAGCAGTTCGACAAGCGCAAGAGCCTGACAGTGGACATCGATCTCTACGACCGTCGCCCGCTGCAGCTCAAGGAGAAGCGCTGACCTTCACTGATGCCGCTGCAGGAAGCGCAAGCGTTTGTGGGGCTGCGCTTCCGGGCGTACATCGTCGTACCTCAGAACGCTGATCGAGCCGTCCACCTCCAGCACCGCCAGAGAGACATCGTTGATATGGGCGATGCCGTGCTCCCGCAGGGCCCGCTCGACCTCGTCGAGGGCGACGTGCTCCCGCGCCATGTGCGCTTCCACCAGCTTCCCGTCATGGATCAGCAGCGTGGGCGAGCCTTGGATGAACTTGCGGAAGCGCCGGTTCACCCCGGAGAGGTCGGCGACCACGTAGTTCATCACCAGCAGGGTGCCGGCGGCGACCACGCCTCCCACCAGCGAGGTGTCCGGCCCGGTCATGGCGTTCTGCACGGCGTTCGACAGCAGCAGCAGGAGGGTCAGGTCAAAGGGCGTCATCTGCCCCACTTCCCTCTTGCCGCTCAGCCGCACGCCGGCCAGCACGAACAGGTAAATGATCCCGGTACGGACCAGGATCTCGATCGCGGTATGCAGGTTGGTAGTCATAGGAGTGGCGAGATTCTAGCCAGAGAAGCACACCGCGCGCGGAAAAAAGAAAAGCGCGGCCGCAAGGGCCGCGCCTGGAGCTTCTCGCTCTTTAGTTCGCCTTGGCCGCCGCCGCCGCTTTCGGGGTCGAAAGATATCCTGTGACCTTGTCCTTCTCCACCGTGAACACCACCAGCTCGTAGAGCTGCCGGTCGCGCCCGGTGTAAAACTGCAGCGGCTCGGCGACGGTGCGGTCCTTCTTCTCGATGGTCTTGTCGTCGGCCAGCACATTGAGCGTGAACTTGCTCTTCTTGGGGTCGGTCTTCTTGAGTTCCAGGCTGATGGTGGAGACCGGCTGTCTCTGTTTCTTGGCGAGGGTGAACTCGAAGTAATTGCGGTCTCCACGGTGCTTCAGGTACTCGAGTTCCTCGCGGGTGTGGGCGATCAGGCCGCTCTGCTGGCCCAGGTCGCCGATGGTGCGCTCCAGCTTGGCCTTGGTCGCCTCCAGATCGGCCTTGGTGGAGGTCAGGTCGGTCTTCACTCCCCCGACGTCCGACTTCACGCCGGCGACCTGTCCTGATACTTCGCCGATCTGCTCCTTTTGCTGCTTGGCCAGCCGGGCTTCAGCCGCTTGCTGCGCCCGCTGCAGTTGCTTGGTCTTTTCTTCCAGCTGCTGCTCGGTCATGCCGGCTTTATCGGCTACCGCGCCCAGCGACGCCTTCATCGCTGCGCTCGACTGGGTCAGCTTCTTCTCCAGCTCCTGCTGGGCGGCGGCGGTGGCGCCCTGCTTCTCTTCCAGCGTGCCGATGCGTCCGCGCATGTCGAACATCAGGTAGAGAGAGAACAGAATGTAGACGCCGGCCAGGGCGAGCAATACGTACTTGATGGTCTGGTTTTCGCCCCCGGACACGGGAGCAGCATCTTGATCGGACATGAAGCCTCGCAGAGATTGAGAGTAGTTGCTGACCTATTGTTCCAGCAGAGCGGGACGGGAGTCAACGTTCAGCGGAAATGGGCGGCGCGGTAGATGCCGAGCACTCTCACGAAGTTCGAGATCTCGCCCAGGTGGCGGAGCGCGTTGCGCGCGGCTTCGTCGTCCCCACGCATGAAATCCACGAA
The nucleotide sequence above comes from Terriglobales bacterium. Encoded proteins:
- a CDS encoding YetF domain-containing protein translates to MTTNLHTAIEILVRTGIIYLFVLAGVRLSGKREVGQMTPFDLTLLLLLSNAVQNAMTGPDTSLVGGVVAAGTLLVMNYVVADLSGVNRRFRKFIQGSPTLLIHDGKLVEAHMAREHVALDEVERALREHGIAHINDVSLAVLEVDGSISVLRYDDVRPEAQPHKRLRFLQRHQ